TCCTGCTCGCCACGCAGGGCGAGCTCTTCCCCGGGGTCCACGCCCGAGGGACCGACACACCCCGCGCCGCGGCCGTCAAGGGCGGTGAGCCGATGGCGGAGGCGCTCGCCCTCGCCGTCCGCGACCGGCAGCAGTTGCCCGAGCCCGGGGCACCGCTGATCGTCCCGCACGACGACGGGGACCTCGTCCTCGACTGGGAGATCGCCTACGAGGCCCGGCAGGCGGCCCGCGACACGCGCCTGCCGCACAACCTCGCCCGTCCGTATTTCGCGTTCCGGATCATCGACGCACTCACCGAGCAACTCACCGAGCGCATCGGTGCCGATCCGTACGGCGGCCCCAACTTCCTCGGCCCGGACGACATCGCCCAGCTCGGCAAGGGCGTCGCACTCAGCAAGGACGTGCACTCCGCCATCGACGAGCTGTGGCCCGCGCTCGATCCGGAGGAGTTCCTCACCGCCTATCTGGCCGAGCCCGTCTACGTACCGGAGGCGGACGCCCGGGCCATCCGCCGCACGCACGCCGAGGGAACGTGGACCCCTGCCGACGTACCGCTGCTCGACGAGGCGGCGGAACTCCTCGGGGTCGACGACAGCGCGGAGCGGGCCGCCGCGGAGGCGGAGCGCCAGGAGCGGATCGCGTACGCGCAGGGCGTGCTGGCGCTGTCGAGGGGCTCCGAGACGTACGAGTTCGAGGACGAGGAGTCCGAGATCCTCGCCGCCCACGACATCATCGACGCCGAACGGATGGCGGACCGGCAGGAGGAGGCCGATCACCGCAGCGCGGCCGAGCGCGCCGCCGGTGACCGGACCTGGGCGTTCGGGCACATCATCGTCGACGAGGCACAGGAGTTGTCGCCGATGGCGTGGCGGCTGCTGATGCGCCGTTCGCCGACCCGCTCGCTGACCCTGGTCGGTGATCCCGCCCAGACCTCGGAGGAGGCCGGCGTCGGGTCGTGGGAGAGGATCCTGGAGCCGTACGTCGGTGACCGCTTCGAGCACGTCAGGCTGATGGTCAACTACCGTACGCCCGCCGAGATCATGGAGCTGGCCGCCCGGGTGCTCCGTGCCGAGGACCCCTCGTTCGAGCCTCCCGGCTCGGTGCGGTCCACCGGTGAGGTGCCGTGGACGAGGCACTCCGGCGAGGACCTGGCGGGTGCCGTGGCCCGGGCCGTCTCGGAGCTGACGCCCGAGGAGGGGAGGCTCGCGGTGATCGCGCCGGCGGCGCTCCACGACGAGATCGCGGCGCCGCTGGACGCCGTCGAGGCCGGTGCCGAGCCCGATCTGACCCGCCCGGTGGTCCTGCTCGATCCCCGGCAGGCCAAGGGGCTGGAATTCGACCACGTACTGGTCGTGGAGCCCGCCCGGTTCGGGAGCAGTGATCTCTACGTGGCTCTGACCCGTGCCACGCAGCGCCTGGGCATCGTCCACCGCGAGGAGCTGCCCGAGGCACTGCGCTGACGGGTGCCGGGGCGGGTCGCCACGGCGGTCCCGGCCGCGGGTGCCACCCGCGGCCCGTGAGCCACGCACGTTCGAGTCGTCGCTTCCGAGGGTGATCTGTCTCCGTTCGACGCCACCTCTGGCCCGAGCAGGCGTTGGGGTTGCCGTGCCGGCACAGCAGTGACGGTTCTGCAGCGCCCGTCCGTACGGACGGCGGCGTTGCCGACGGAGAACGTACGGGGAGCAGCAGAGTGCCGAAGAACGCCGGTGCACCACCGGCCGACAGCAGGACGCCGATCGGCGGTTTGATCGGCCACGAGGCGGACGCGGCGGCGTTGCGGAGCCTGCTCCGGAATCACCGCCTGGTCACGGTGGCGGGGCAGGTCGGTGTGGGCAAGAGCTGTCTGGCCGACTTCGTCGCCACCGGGCCGCGCGGCGCCCGGACGCAGCTCCTGCGCGTGCGGTGGCGGCGGACGCGGGCCGGCCTGCACGGTGAACTGACCGCGGCGGTCCTGCGCGCGGCGACCGGTACCGAACCGCGGCCGGACGCCGGTGCCGCCGAGCTGGTCCGGGCGTTGCGCGCTCGCCGGCTGCTTCTCTTCCTCGACGACGTCGACCCGGTCCACTCCGAGAGCGTGGGGCTGGTGCAGACCCTGCTCCAGCATCTGCCGACGCTGCGGGTCCTCGTCACCTCACGACAGCCTCTGGGGCTCGGCGACGAGGCCGTGCTGCGCCTGGAGCCGCTGCGTACCGCGCCGGTGGAGGACGACCACGGGCTCGCGCCGGCGGTGCGGCTGTTCGAGAACAGCGCACACGTCGTGCGGGAAGGTTTCAGCGCCGCGGGCGAAGACCTGGAGGCGGTGACGGACATCTGCCGCGACGTGGGCGGGCTGCCTCTCGCCATCGAGCTGGCCGCGCACCAACTGGCCCGCCACGACGTACGTGATCTGGCGGTTCTGCTGCACCGCCGGCAGTGCTGGCTGGCCAGCTCCCGGATGCCGTTGACCCGCCACCGGTCCCTGCGACGCGCCATCGCGTCGGCCTATGTGCTCTGCGGCAGGACGGACCGGATCGTGTGGGCACGCACGAGTGTGTTCGTGGCCTCCTTCGACTCCGCGGCGGCCGAGTTCCTCTGGCGGGCGGCAGCGTCGCGCCGGAGCAGGTGGCCGTCTGCCTCACACGCCTCAGCGCGGCCGGAATCCTGGAGCCCGTGGGCGATCCGGGCGGACCGAACCGGCCCCGGTACCGCATGACCCGGACGGCACGCGACTTCGGCGCCGAACGGCTGCGGGAGGCCGACGAGTTCGCGGTCGCCGCCGAGCGGCACGTCATGCACTGCCGGCATGTGGCGGAGGCGGCCGAGGAGCTGTGGAACAGCGGACGCCAGACACAGGCCGTCCAGCTGGTCCGGGACGAGGGCGAAGAGCTCGCTGTCATGCTGCGCCACATGCCGGAACGGCCCGACCACGCGACGCAGCTTCTGACGGCCGTGGTCAACCTCTGGTTCTGGTGGGCCGTCCATGACGGCGAGGCCGCCCGGGGGCTCCAGTACCTGCACCGGCTGCTGCCGGTCTGCCACCCGGATCACCCCGCCGTACTGGCCGGCGGCTGGCTGGCGGCCTGGCTCACCGCCCCCGCCGACCCGCGGGCCGCCGGTGAACTGCTGCGCACCACCTGGCCGGAGGCCGTCATGGCGGGCGACGACGCGGCTCTCGGCCGCATCGCCCACGTCCATGGGCTGCTCGCCCTGTACCGCGGTGATCTGGCGGCTGCGGCCGAGCACTTCCGCGAAGCGGCGGACACCACTCCCCCGCACGCGCCCGCGGGGCCGTCCACCGCCGTCAGTCTCGCGGCCCTCGCCGTCGCGCAGGCCGGACTCGGCACCACTGCCGCCCGGCACACCGCCCGGCGCGCCCTCAGCCAACCGGGGGTGCGCGGCGACACGTGGGCCTGCCTCGTCGCGCGGTACGCACTGGCTCTCTCGGACCACCGGCAGGGCCGCAGGAGCAGCGCCCTGCGTCGCGCCCGTCGCACTCTGGCGTCCCTGGACGACCGCCGGCCCGTACCGCACGCGGCCCCGGCGCTGAAGCAGCTGATCCACGACATCGAGACCGGCGGGCCCGCCCGGATCTACGTCCCCGCAGCGGAGCCCGACCGGACGGACGTTCCGCCGCGGCGTCTCCTCGCCTGCCTGCCCTGCCCGTAGGCGTGAAGGAGCATTTCAGCCAGGCCACGGGGGAACTCCGCACCGAACAGACGTGGTTGACGAGACTCCCCGAGTTCATCGTGCCGTCGTGCTCCCTACACCGGTCCCTCATAGCGTCGCGCAGGTCCACAACGCTACTGAGGAGTACCGTGAGCGCTTCCGCTCTGACAGCTCTGACCGCCTCGCTGGTGATGGTCACCGGAGCCACCGCACAGCCCCCGGTTTCCGTCGCCGCCCGTGTGGAAACCCCCGCCGTGTACGACGACGAGGCCGGCGGCAACGCCAACGCCGACGACCCCGCTGTCTGGGTCGACCCCGACCACCCGGGGCGCAGCATCGTGATCGGGACCCTGAAGGAGGCCGGCCTCGACGTCTACGCCCTCGACGGCCGGAGGCTGCAGCACATCGCCGCGCCGGCGGCACCCGGCGAGGACGCTTCGCCCGGCCGGTTCAACAACGTAGACATCGTGTACGGCTTCGAACTGGGCGGCAGGAAGACGGACCTGGCGCTCGTGAGCGACCGGGGGCGGGACCGGATACGTGCCTACCGGATCGACCCTGCCGCCGTCGCGGCGGGGAGGTCGCCGCTGAAGGACGTGACCGCACCGGACGTCGGGCCGGTCTTCGCCGCGAGCGAGTCCGAGGTGGACGACCAGCACACGTCCTACGGCCTCGCCGCGTTCAGTGACGACGAGGACGCCTACGTCGTGGTGTCGCAGCGCGAGGAGAGCCGTCTTCGGCTGCTCGAACTGAAGGACGTCGGCGGCCGGGTGGGATACGGGACCGAGGACACGCTCGATCTCCCCGGCACCTTCGAGCTGCCCGACGGGACCGACTGGACACCGTGCGCCGATCCCGGCGAGCGCCCGCAGGTCGAAGGCATGGCGGTCGACCAGGAGGAGCACGTCCTCTACGCAGCGCAGGAAGCCGTGGGACTGTGGCGTATCGAACTCGACGACGAGGAGTTCGACACCCCGAAGATGATGGACCGCGTCCGTGAGTACGGCACGCCCTGGACGTACGACGCCGCAGAGGAGGAATGCGTCCTCGACACCGCGCACGATCCCGGCTTCGGCGGCAGGAACCTCAGCGCGGACGCCGAGGGCGTCACCGTCTACCACGCGGCCGACGGCGCCGGCTACGTGCTCGCCTCCAGCCAGGGCGACAACGCCTTCGCCGTGTACGAGCGGGAGGGCGGCAACCGCTACGTCGGCTCGTTCGCCGTCACGGACGGCGCCGCCACGGACGGGGTGCAGCACTCGGACGGATCCACCGTCGTCAACGTCCCTCTGGGCCCGGCCTTCCCGAAGGGTCTGCTGATCACCCATGACGGTGAGGCGACCCCGGCGGACGGAGACAGGGAGAGCACCAACTTCAAGCTGACTCCGTGGGACTTCGTCGCCCGGGCGTTCCCCGAGCCGCTGACGACCGACACCACGTCGTTCGACCCGCGCGACAGCGACTGAGGCAGGGACGCTCCGCCGCTCCCCGGAGCGGCGGAGCGTCCCGGGGAGCGGGCGGTGCGGTCAGGTCCGCGGGTACTGTGCGGCACGGACCGTGATCATCGCTATGCGGCGGGCGGACTCCTCCGGCGAGGCGCCGGGCTGCACGATATGACTGACCGTCAGACGCACGATCGTCTCCACCGCGAGACTGCGGGACTCCGCGTCGACCTCGGGCCAGGCGTCGGCCGCATAGGCGTCGAGCATGGCCGTCGCCGTGTTGAAGACCGGCTCGGGCCGGGTGGTCAGATAGGCCAGCAGGTCGTCCTCGCCGCCCCGGGCGCTGGTGAGGACCGCCTTGATCAACGCGTTGTCGGCCGCCTGGCGCAGCGTGTAGCCGACCCCGGCCGCCGCCGCCGCTTCCAGGTCGTCCCGGTGGGCGTCCAACTGCTGCTGGATGCCGAGCAGGAAGCGTTCCGCCTCTCGCTCGATGAGGGCCTGCCCGATGACCTCCTTCGAGCCGAACTCGTTGTAGAGCGTCTGCCGGCTCGTGCCTGCGATCCGGGCGATCGCCGCGAGGCGCAGCTTGCCCCAGCCCTCGGCGGTCACGAGCTCGTAGGCCGCGTTCAGTACCTGCTCACGGAGCAGCGATCGAACGTTCTCGCGAAACCTTGTCATCGTGGGCTCACTGTAGCCAGCCGCGCGCATCCCGTCCAAAAGGTTGACACTTCCTGTGCGAAGTGTCTGACTACTCGACGTTTGGTGGGTCAAGTGCCTTCCTACGGTGAGGAGTTCGCAGATGTCATCAACTTCGGGGGCCGCACGGTCGGCGGTGACCTGGCACGACCCCAAGCGCTACCTGTGGCTCATCGGACTGATCGTGCCGCTGCTCCCCTTCCTCAGCTGGGGGCTCGTGGCCGGGACCGGCCTCAGCGCCTTCTGGTGGACCGGTTTCGCCCTGCTCTACGTGATCGTCCCGGTCGTCGACCAGCTCTTCGGCAAGGACACCGCGAATCCGCCGGACAGCGCGCTGACCTGGCTGGAGCAGGACCGCTACTACCGCTGGTGCATCTTCCTCTACCTGCCCATGCAGTACGCCGGGCTCGTCGCCGGCTGCTGGCTGATCACCCACGGGGACCTCTCCGTGGTGAGCCGGATCGGCCTGACCCTCACGCTCGGCGGTGTGGCGGGCATCGGCATCAACACGGCCCACGAGCTGGGGCACAAGAAGGAGTCCGTCGAACGCCTGCTGTCCAAGGTCGCCCTGGCCCAGACGTGTTACGGGCACTTCTTCATCGAGCACAACCGTGGCCACCACGTCCGAGTGGCCACCCCCGAGGACCCGGCGAGCGCCCGTCTCGGCGAGAGCTTCTGGCGCTTCCTGCCGCGCACCGTGGCCGGCAGTCTGCAGTCGGCCTGGCGCCTGGAGAAGGCCCGCCTGAACCGCATGGGCACGTCCCCCTGGACGCCGCGCAACGACATCCTCAACGCCTGGGCGATGTCGCTCGTGCTCTTCGCCGCCCTGACAGCGGCGTTCGGCCCCGGCATCCTGCCGTACCTCGTCGGCCAGGCCGTCTTCGGGTTCTGCCTGCTCGAAGTCATCAACTACACCGAGCACTACGGCTTGCTGCGACAGCGCACCGCCTCGGGCCGCTTCGAACGCTGCGCGCCCCGGCACAGTTGGAACAGCGACAACGTCACCACCAACGTCTTCCTCTACCACCTCCAGCGGCACAGCGACCACCATGCCAATCCCACCCGGCGCTACCAGGCCCTGCGCCACTGCGACGAGGCGCCCGAACTGCCCGCCGGCTACGCGGGAATGATCGTGCTCGCCTATTTCCCTCCGCTGTGGCGCCGCGTGATGGACCACCGCGTCGTCGCCCACTACGACGGGGACGTCACGCGCGCGAACATCCAGCCGTCCAGGCAACGAGCCGTCCTCGCCCGCTACGGACGCGCGGTATGAGCGCGGCCGTGCCGGCAGACCGCTACGTCTGCCCCGTCTGCGCGTACGTCTACGACGAGCGGACCGGTGAGCCGCGCGAGGGCTTCCCCGCCGGCACACCCTGGAGCCGGGTACCCGACGACTGGTGCTGCCCCGACTGCGGCGTACGCGAGAAGATCGACTTCGAGCCCATGGAGACCTCATGAAGACGTGGCAGTGCCTGGTGTGCGGTTTGGTCTACGCGGAGGCCGAGGGCTGGCCGGAGGAGGACATCGCCCCCGGCACACGCTGGGAGGACATCCCCGACGACTGGTCGTGCCCCGACTGCGGCGCGGCCAAGGCCGACTTCGAGATGGTCGAGATCGTGGGTGCGTGACCACGGAGCGGGCAGGCCGTCACCGCACGGCGAGCACCGACGCCACCGTCGCACGGGGCGCCAGGTCCGGATGGTCCAGGTCCGGCTGGTCCCGGTCGGGCTGGTCCCGTCCCGTGAGCCGGGCGAAGGCGCGCTGCCACGCGTCGGTGTCGTCGCCGAGCCGCTCGCGCACCAGGCCGGCGACCTCCGCCACGGCGGTGGGCACGTCCGCGGGGGCGTCGGACCGGCGGCGTGCACG
The Streptomyces sp. NBC_00234 DNA segment above includes these coding regions:
- a CDS encoding rubredoxin produces the protein MKTWQCLVCGLVYAEAEGWPEEDIAPGTRWEDIPDDWSCPDCGAAKADFEMVEIVGA
- a CDS encoding NB-ARC domain-containing protein: MPKNAGAPPADSRTPIGGLIGHEADAAALRSLLRNHRLVTVAGQVGVGKSCLADFVATGPRGARTQLLRVRWRRTRAGLHGELTAAVLRAATGTEPRPDAGAAELVRALRARRLLLFLDDVDPVHSESVGLVQTLLQHLPTLRVLVTSRQPLGLGDEAVLRLEPLRTAPVEDDHGLAPAVRLFENSAHVVREGFSAAGEDLEAVTDICRDVGGLPLAIELAAHQLARHDVRDLAVLLHRRQCWLASSRMPLTRHRSLRRAIASAYVLCGRTDRIVWARTSVFVASFDSAAAEFLWRAAASRRSRWPSASHASARPESWSPWAIRADRTGPGTA
- a CDS encoding rubredoxin, yielding MSAAVPADRYVCPVCAYVYDERTGEPREGFPAGTPWSRVPDDWCCPDCGVREKIDFEPMETS
- a CDS encoding phytase, which encodes MSASALTALTASLVMVTGATAQPPVSVAARVETPAVYDDEAGGNANADDPAVWVDPDHPGRSIVIGTLKEAGLDVYALDGRRLQHIAAPAAPGEDASPGRFNNVDIVYGFELGGRKTDLALVSDRGRDRIRAYRIDPAAVAAGRSPLKDVTAPDVGPVFAASESEVDDQHTSYGLAAFSDDEDAYVVVSQREESRLRLLELKDVGGRVGYGTEDTLDLPGTFELPDGTDWTPCADPGERPQVEGMAVDQEEHVLYAAQEAVGLWRIELDDEEFDTPKMMDRVREYGTPWTYDAAEEECVLDTAHDPGFGGRNLSADAEGVTVYHAADGAGYVLASSQGDNAFAVYEREGGNRYVGSFAVTDGAATDGVQHSDGSTVVNVPLGPAFPKGLLITHDGEATPADGDRESTNFKLTPWDFVARAFPEPLTTDTTSFDPRDSD
- a CDS encoding TetR family transcriptional regulator, encoding MTRFRENVRSLLREQVLNAAYELVTAEGWGKLRLAAIARIAGTSRQTLYNEFGSKEVIGQALIEREAERFLLGIQQQLDAHRDDLEAAAAAGVGYTLRQAADNALIKAVLTSARGGEDDLLAYLTTRPEPVFNTATAMLDAYAADAWPEVDAESRSLAVETIVRLTVSHIVQPGASPEESARRIAMITVRAAQYPRT
- a CDS encoding HelD family protein; protein product: MHKEQEFIGRLYDRVDVLRGVAAQHVEDALTPVGTGQQARLEREVLVAERSGLLAALNAVDGSLCFGRIDLTDGTAHHIGRIGIREDDTAHTPLLIDWRAPVARPFYLATGHTPMGLRRRRHITTEGRLVTELHDEILDLGDRERTGFEDPSGDAVLLTAVGSARTGRMADIVRTIQAEQDSIIRAPHRGVLVVEGGPGTGKTAVALHRAAFLLYEHRELLAKRAVLIVGPNPAFLSYIGEVLPALGETGVLLATQGELFPGVHARGTDTPRAAAVKGGEPMAEALALAVRDRQQLPEPGAPLIVPHDDGDLVLDWEIAYEARQAARDTRLPHNLARPYFAFRIIDALTEQLTERIGADPYGGPNFLGPDDIAQLGKGVALSKDVHSAIDELWPALDPEEFLTAYLAEPVYVPEADARAIRRTHAEGTWTPADVPLLDEAAELLGVDDSAERAAAEAERQERIAYAQGVLALSRGSETYEFEDEESEILAAHDIIDAERMADRQEEADHRSAAERAAGDRTWAFGHIIVDEAQELSPMAWRLLMRRSPTRSLTLVGDPAQTSEEAGVGSWERILEPYVGDRFEHVRLMVNYRTPAEIMELAARVLRAEDPSFEPPGSVRSTGEVPWTRHSGEDLAGAVARAVSELTPEEGRLAVIAPAALHDEIAAPLDAVEAGAEPDLTRPVVLLDPRQAKGLEFDHVLVVEPARFGSSDLYVALTRATQRLGIVHREELPEALR
- a CDS encoding alkane 1-monooxygenase; the protein is MSSTSGAARSAVTWHDPKRYLWLIGLIVPLLPFLSWGLVAGTGLSAFWWTGFALLYVIVPVVDQLFGKDTANPPDSALTWLEQDRYYRWCIFLYLPMQYAGLVAGCWLITHGDLSVVSRIGLTLTLGGVAGIGINTAHELGHKKESVERLLSKVALAQTCYGHFFIEHNRGHHVRVATPEDPASARLGESFWRFLPRTVAGSLQSAWRLEKARLNRMGTSPWTPRNDILNAWAMSLVLFAALTAAFGPGILPYLVGQAVFGFCLLEVINYTEHYGLLRQRTASGRFERCAPRHSWNSDNVTTNVFLYHLQRHSDHHANPTRRYQALRHCDEAPELPAGYAGMIVLAYFPPLWRRVMDHRVVAHYDGDVTRANIQPSRQRAVLARYGRAV